Proteins from a genomic interval of Leifsonia shinshuensis:
- a CDS encoding fatty acid desaturase family protein, producing the protein MTATILGPVLKTRPRSEARRPVTSTYNELLARVRGEGLLERRRGFYIAMFTALTIGLLGAATGFVLLGDSWFQLLIAAALGLIFTQFAFLGHEASHRQVFASGPTNDRAGRLIATWLVGMSYQWWMTKHTRHHANPNTEGKDPDIAFDTISFTVEDAARQRGILAAITRRQGYLFFPLLLLEGVNLHVTSIRSLLARGPVERRRTELVAIGLRLSIYVAIVFLMLPVGMAFAFLGVQLAVFGVYMGASFAPNHKGMPLLPAGSRVDFLNKQVLTSRNIRGGWTMSVLMGGLNHQIEHHLFPSMPRPHLRRARELVREHCAAHDIPYTETGLVNSYRIVVRYLNRVGLAARDPFDCPAAQRFRRA; encoded by the coding sequence ATGACCGCAACCATTCTCGGGCCGGTCCTGAAGACCAGGCCTCGCTCGGAGGCCCGCCGTCCGGTCACCAGCACGTACAACGAGCTGCTCGCGCGCGTGCGCGGCGAAGGCCTCCTCGAACGCCGGCGCGGCTTCTACATCGCGATGTTCACGGCGCTCACGATCGGCCTGCTCGGTGCGGCGACCGGGTTCGTCCTCCTCGGGGACTCCTGGTTCCAGCTGCTCATCGCCGCGGCGCTGGGCCTGATCTTCACCCAGTTCGCGTTCCTCGGCCACGAGGCCTCCCACCGCCAGGTGTTCGCCTCCGGCCCCACCAACGACCGGGCCGGGCGCCTCATCGCGACCTGGCTGGTCGGCATGAGCTACCAGTGGTGGATGACCAAGCACACCCGCCACCACGCCAACCCGAACACCGAGGGCAAAGACCCCGACATCGCCTTCGACACGATCTCCTTCACGGTGGAGGACGCCGCCCGGCAGCGCGGGATCCTCGCCGCGATCACCCGCCGGCAGGGCTACCTGTTCTTCCCGCTGCTCCTGCTGGAGGGCGTCAACCTCCACGTCACGTCGATCCGCTCGCTGCTCGCGCGCGGGCCGGTCGAGCGCCGGCGCACGGAGCTGGTCGCCATCGGACTGCGCCTCTCGATCTACGTCGCCATCGTGTTCCTGATGCTGCCGGTGGGGATGGCGTTCGCGTTCCTCGGCGTGCAGCTGGCGGTGTTCGGCGTCTACATGGGCGCGTCGTTCGCCCCCAACCACAAGGGCATGCCGCTGCTGCCGGCCGGCTCCCGGGTCGACTTCCTCAACAAGCAGGTGCTGACCTCCCGCAACATCCGCGGCGGCTGGACGATGAGCGTGCTGATGGGCGGCCTCAACCACCAGATCGAGCACCACCTCTTCCCCAGCATGCCCCGTCCGCACCTGCGTCGGGCGCGGGAACTCGTCCGCGAGCACTGCGCCGCCCACGACATCCCGTACACGGAGACCGGGCTCGTGAACTCCTACCGGATCGTCGTCCGCTACCTCAACCGGGTCGGCCTCGCCGCCCGCGACCCCTTCGACTGCCCGGCGGCGCAGCGCTTCCGGCGGGCGTAA
- a CDS encoding cold-shock protein has product MPTGTVKWFNSEKGYGFIAPDDGSADVFAHYSEIASTGGYRNLDENQKVEYDLAQGPKGPQAANIRQA; this is encoded by the coding sequence ATGCCCACTGGCACCGTCAAATGGTTCAACTCGGAGAAGGGCTACGGCTTCATCGCCCCGGATGACGGCAGCGCCGACGTCTTCGCCCACTACAGCGAGATCGCCTCCACCGGCGGCTACCGCAACCTCGACGAGAACCAGAAGGTCGAGTACGACCTCGCTCAGGGCCCCAAGGGTCCCCAGGCCGCGAACATCCGCCAGGCCTGA
- a CDS encoding 3' terminal RNA ribose 2'-O-methyltransferase Hen1, whose translation MLLTITYRGAAPGDLGFLLHKHPDRVHDFALPVGRAHVFYPEVGDERCTAALLLEVDPIELVRSRRFRGDAGTLGHYVNDRAYVSGSMLAVALGSVFRTALTGRCDARPELAASELELELGLHAVPLRGGADLPERLFAPLGWTVEQSTGLLDDEFPEWGPSPYATITLRGVSRLGEALRELYVLLPVLDDAKHYWVADAEVDKLLRAGEGWLAQHPERELISRRYLAHQREYVAEATARLAALDQGPELVDAATGGDTDDDASESRPLNRLRADAVLAVLDEVGARTVADVGCGPGALLSRLAADPRFTRIVGTDVSPPALETAARRLGLAERSDAQRERIRLHPSSVTYQDDRIAGLDALVLMEVVEHVEPERLDALARSVFGLAAPASVVLTTPNAEYNALYPTLAAGSFRHPDHRFEWTRAELAAWAGAIAEHYGYRVEFRPVGAADPVLGAPTQLALFRKEAAA comes from the coding sequence GTGCTGCTGACCATCACCTACCGCGGCGCCGCACCGGGCGATCTCGGGTTCCTGCTGCACAAGCATCCCGACCGCGTGCACGACTTCGCGCTGCCGGTCGGCCGGGCGCACGTCTTCTATCCCGAGGTCGGCGACGAACGCTGCACCGCGGCGCTCCTGCTGGAGGTCGATCCGATCGAACTCGTCCGCAGCCGGCGGTTCCGCGGCGACGCCGGGACGCTCGGGCACTACGTCAACGACCGGGCCTACGTGTCAGGGTCGATGCTCGCCGTCGCTCTCGGGTCGGTGTTCCGGACCGCCCTGACCGGTCGATGCGACGCGCGGCCGGAGCTCGCCGCCTCCGAGCTCGAGCTCGAGCTCGGGCTGCACGCGGTGCCGTTGCGCGGCGGCGCCGACCTCCCCGAGCGGCTCTTCGCGCCGCTCGGCTGGACCGTCGAGCAGTCCACCGGGCTGCTCGACGACGAGTTCCCCGAGTGGGGGCCCTCGCCGTACGCGACGATCACGCTCCGCGGCGTCTCCCGGCTGGGGGAGGCGCTGCGGGAGCTCTACGTGCTGCTCCCCGTCCTCGACGACGCGAAGCACTACTGGGTCGCGGACGCCGAGGTGGACAAGCTGCTCCGCGCCGGTGAGGGGTGGCTGGCGCAGCATCCCGAACGGGAGCTGATCTCCCGGCGGTACCTCGCGCATCAGCGCGAGTACGTCGCCGAGGCGACGGCGCGCCTCGCGGCGCTCGACCAGGGGCCCGAGCTTGTCGACGCGGCAACCGGCGGCGACACCGACGACGACGCGAGCGAGAGCCGCCCGCTCAACCGGCTGCGTGCCGACGCGGTCCTCGCGGTCCTCGACGAGGTCGGCGCCCGCACCGTCGCGGACGTCGGCTGCGGGCCCGGAGCGCTGCTCTCCCGCCTGGCCGCCGACCCGCGGTTCACCCGCATCGTCGGGACCGACGTCTCGCCCCCGGCGCTGGAGACGGCCGCGCGTCGTCTGGGCCTCGCCGAGCGCAGCGACGCCCAGCGGGAACGCATCCGGCTGCATCCGTCGTCGGTCACCTACCAGGACGACCGGATCGCCGGACTCGACGCCCTGGTGCTGATGGAGGTCGTCGAGCACGTCGAGCCCGAACGCCTGGACGCTCTGGCGCGCTCGGTGTTCGGCCTGGCGGCGCCGGCCTCCGTCGTCCTCACCACGCCGAACGCCGAGTACAACGCGCTGTACCCGACCCTCGCCGCGGGATCGTTCCGGCATCCCGATCACCGGTTCGAATGGACCAGGGCCGAACTGGCCGCGTGGGCCGGCGCGATCGCCGAGCACTACGGCTACCGCGTCGAGTTCCGGCCGGTCGGAGCGGCGGATCCCGTCCTCGGGGCGCCGACGCAGCTCGCCCTGTTCCGGAAGGAGGCGGCCGCATGA
- a CDS encoding polynucleotide kinase-phosphatase, translated as MTELRIPATSLVVLVGVSGSGKSTFAREKFGPWETLSSDTFRGLVSNDENDQGATGDAFDALRFVAGKRLRTGLLTVIDATNVQATARKSMIALAKEHDVLPVAIVLDVPERVAVARTEARDDRAFGAEVIRRQSKQLRSGLSALRREGFRTVHVLRDQAEIDAATIVRTRLLNDRSDDHGPFDAIGDVHGCRSELETLLGVLGYDLARDDRGRAVDAVHPDGRRALFLGDLVDRGPDTPGVLRLAMGMVAAGHAIAVPGNHEDKLARALRGDKVTVANGLEVSLAQLAEEPPEFRDEVQAFCRELVSHLVLDDGRLVVAHAGLPEQFHGRASGRVRAFALYGDVTGEKDEYGLPVRLDWARDYRGAATVLYGHTPVPRAEWVNNTMCLDTGCVFGGALTALRYPERELVAVPAEQVWSEPARPFALAVDTSAERADDVLRIEDVLETPIVETRTSGKIRLRPEFALGALETMSRWAVDPRRLLYLPPTMSPPGPSSRAGMLEHPDEAFEAYRTSGVTRLIAEEKHMGSRAVTLVTRDPSRFGAPDGWRGIVHTRTGRRFFPSSADEDAFLSGVHEAVSRAALWEELETDWLLLDGEVLPWSLKAGALIREQYAAVGAAAASALPAAAATLERAAERGLDVAAMLERTRRREADAARYTDAYRRYVRRTDGIDGVQLAPFQVLAVEGRVHAAREHAWHLAVADRLVAADPRLLRETRRVEVDLDDPGSVEAAVEWWTALTEAGGEGMVVKPAAGLVRNERGLAQPGIKVRGREYLRIIYGPDYTDPSSLDRLRDRNVGHKRSMALREYALGLESLHRFVEREPLWRVHEAVFAVLAMESEPVDPRL; from the coding sequence ATGACCGAGCTGCGCATCCCCGCCACCTCGCTCGTCGTGCTCGTCGGGGTGAGCGGGTCGGGCAAGTCGACGTTCGCGCGGGAGAAGTTCGGGCCCTGGGAGACCCTCTCCAGCGACACTTTTCGCGGGCTGGTCTCCAACGACGAGAACGACCAGGGTGCGACAGGCGACGCCTTCGACGCGCTGCGCTTCGTCGCGGGCAAGCGGCTGCGCACCGGCCTGCTCACCGTGATCGACGCGACCAACGTCCAGGCCACCGCTCGCAAGAGCATGATCGCGCTCGCGAAGGAGCACGACGTGCTGCCCGTCGCCATCGTCCTCGACGTCCCGGAGCGGGTCGCCGTCGCACGGACGGAGGCCCGCGACGACCGGGCCTTCGGCGCCGAGGTCATCCGGCGCCAGTCCAAGCAGCTCCGGAGCGGCCTGTCCGCGCTGCGCCGCGAAGGGTTCCGGACGGTCCACGTCCTGCGCGATCAGGCCGAGATCGACGCCGCGACGATCGTCCGGACGCGCCTGCTCAACGACCGTTCGGACGACCACGGCCCGTTCGACGCCATCGGCGACGTGCACGGCTGCCGTTCCGAGCTGGAGACGCTGCTGGGGGTGCTCGGCTACGACCTCGCCCGCGACGACCGCGGGCGCGCGGTCGACGCCGTCCACCCGGACGGCCGCCGCGCGCTCTTCCTGGGCGACCTGGTGGACCGCGGGCCGGACACCCCCGGCGTGCTCCGGCTGGCGATGGGGATGGTCGCCGCCGGACACGCGATCGCCGTCCCCGGCAACCACGAGGACAAGCTCGCGCGGGCGCTGCGCGGCGACAAGGTCACCGTGGCGAACGGCCTGGAGGTCTCGCTCGCGCAGCTGGCGGAGGAGCCGCCCGAGTTCCGCGACGAGGTGCAGGCGTTCTGCCGCGAACTCGTCTCGCATCTGGTGCTCGACGACGGCCGGCTGGTCGTCGCGCACGCCGGCCTCCCGGAGCAGTTCCACGGCAGAGCGTCGGGCCGCGTCCGGGCGTTCGCGCTCTACGGCGACGTCACCGGTGAGAAGGACGAGTACGGCCTGCCGGTTCGGCTGGACTGGGCGCGCGACTACCGCGGCGCGGCCACCGTGCTCTATGGCCACACCCCCGTCCCGCGCGCCGAGTGGGTCAACAACACCATGTGCCTCGACACTGGCTGCGTGTTCGGCGGCGCGCTGACCGCACTGCGGTATCCCGAGCGGGAGCTCGTCGCGGTCCCTGCCGAGCAGGTCTGGAGCGAGCCGGCGCGGCCGTTCGCGCTCGCGGTCGACACGTCCGCCGAGCGGGCGGACGACGTGCTCCGGATCGAGGACGTGCTGGAGACGCCCATCGTCGAGACGCGCACGTCCGGGAAGATCCGACTGCGCCCGGAGTTCGCACTCGGCGCCCTGGAGACCATGAGCCGCTGGGCGGTGGACCCGCGCCGGCTGCTCTACCTGCCGCCGACGATGTCGCCGCCCGGGCCGTCCTCCCGCGCCGGGATGCTGGAGCACCCGGACGAGGCGTTCGAGGCGTACCGCACGAGCGGGGTGACGCGCCTCATCGCCGAGGAGAAGCACATGGGTTCGCGGGCCGTCACGCTCGTGACGCGCGACCCGTCCCGGTTCGGCGCCCCGGACGGGTGGCGGGGCATCGTCCACACCCGCACCGGCCGTCGGTTCTTCCCGTCGTCCGCCGACGAGGACGCGTTCCTGTCCGGTGTGCACGAGGCCGTCTCCCGGGCGGCGCTTTGGGAGGAACTGGAGACCGACTGGCTGCTGCTCGACGGGGAGGTCCTGCCCTGGTCGCTGAAGGCCGGCGCGCTCATCCGGGAGCAGTACGCCGCGGTCGGGGCTGCGGCGGCCTCGGCCCTGCCCGCCGCGGCGGCGACGCTGGAGCGGGCGGCGGAGCGCGGGCTCGATGTCGCCGCGATGCTGGAGCGGACCCGGCGGCGCGAGGCTGACGCGGCTCGCTACACCGACGCCTACCGCCGCTATGTACGGCGGACGGACGGCATCGACGGTGTCCAGCTGGCGCCGTTCCAGGTGCTGGCCGTCGAGGGCCGGGTCCATGCCGCGCGGGAGCACGCCTGGCACCTCGCGGTGGCCGACCGGCTGGTGGCGGCCGACCCGCGGCTGCTCCGGGAGACCCGGCGCGTCGAGGTCGACCTCGACGATCCCGGGTCGGTGGAGGCGGCGGTCGAGTGGTGGACGGCGCTGACCGAGGCCGGAGGGGAGGGCATGGTCGTGAAGCCCGCGGCCGGCCTCGTCCGGAACGAGCGGGGGCTGGCCCAGCCGGGCATCAAGGTGCGCGGCCGCGAGTACCTCCGCATCATCTACGGCCCGGACTACACCGACCCGTCCAGCCTGGACCGGCTGCGCGACCGCAACGTCGGCCACAAGCGGTCGATGGCACTGCGCGAGTACGCCCTCGGGCTGGAGTCGCTGCACCGGTTCGTGGAGCGGGAGCCGCTGTGGCGCGTCCACGAAGCGGTGTTCGCGGTCCTCGCCATGGAGTCGGAGCCGGTGGACCCGAGGTTGTGA
- a CDS encoding PQQ-binding-like beta-propeller repeat protein, which translates to MHRATRGTGGRTRARLGAAALSGALLLAGCTAASTPAPTTSRASGTPTPTRPTPTGSPAPVAVPVPGITAWTSYHATASRTGAVGAGASLSPLARAWSADLGGAVFGQPVVAGGRVIAATETNRVVALDPASGNVVWSASLGAPLTDVGSAAGCGDIDPLGITSTPAVDPTTGTVFVVGEVSAGRAVHHQLEGFSIATGQVVLSESVDPPLPAGEDPVHLLQRASLAVANGRVYIGFGGNYGDCGAYHGWVVGVNETGSPGLVAFEAAADGHGGAIWQGGGAPAIDAAGDLYVSTGNSNPDPPAGGPDPVQYAESVVKLSPDLKPLAAFKDRSAGADDDLGTGNPVLLPGGLLFVAGKTDVGFVLRQSDLSQVAAIPGVCGSDPDGGAAYDQATGRLFVPCAGGGIQIVEPATGQRGPRLSGANGAPIDIGGTIWAVRYPGGTLSQFSAATGALLQRQQIGDSVPHFASPSTALGVLLVGTDSGVVAFRGG; encoded by the coding sequence ATGCACCGCGCCACGCGGGGAACCGGGGGCCGCACGCGCGCTCGCCTCGGGGCGGCCGCGCTGAGCGGAGCGCTGCTGCTGGCCGGCTGCACGGCGGCGTCGACGCCCGCGCCGACAACCTCCCGCGCGTCCGGCACGCCGACGCCGACGCGCCCGACGCCGACCGGGTCGCCGGCACCCGTGGCGGTCCCGGTCCCCGGGATCACGGCCTGGACCTCCTACCACGCCACCGCGTCGCGCACCGGGGCGGTCGGCGCAGGGGCGTCGCTCTCCCCGCTCGCGCGCGCGTGGTCCGCCGACCTCGGCGGAGCGGTCTTCGGGCAGCCCGTCGTCGCGGGCGGCCGGGTGATCGCCGCGACCGAGACGAACCGGGTGGTCGCGCTCGACCCCGCCAGCGGGAACGTCGTGTGGTCGGCGTCCCTCGGGGCGCCGCTCACGGATGTCGGATCGGCCGCCGGCTGCGGGGACATCGACCCGCTCGGCATCACCAGTACGCCGGCCGTCGACCCCACCACAGGGACGGTGTTCGTCGTCGGCGAGGTGAGCGCCGGCCGAGCGGTGCACCACCAGCTGGAGGGGTTCAGCATCGCCACCGGGCAGGTGGTCCTCTCGGAGTCCGTCGACCCGCCACTCCCGGCCGGGGAGGACCCCGTCCACCTCCTCCAGCGGGCGTCCCTCGCGGTCGCGAACGGACGCGTCTACATCGGCTTCGGCGGCAACTACGGCGACTGCGGCGCCTATCACGGCTGGGTGGTGGGGGTGAACGAGACCGGCTCCCCGGGCCTGGTCGCGTTCGAGGCGGCGGCGGACGGCCACGGCGGCGCGATCTGGCAGGGCGGCGGCGCACCGGCGATCGACGCGGCGGGGGACCTCTACGTGTCGACCGGCAACTCCAACCCCGACCCGCCGGCCGGCGGGCCCGACCCCGTCCAGTACGCGGAGAGCGTGGTGAAACTCTCGCCGGATCTGAAGCCCCTCGCCGCCTTCAAGGACCGGTCCGCGGGCGCCGACGACGACCTCGGCACCGGCAATCCGGTGCTGCTGCCCGGCGGCCTGCTGTTCGTCGCGGGGAAGACCGACGTGGGCTTCGTCCTCCGCCAGTCCGACCTCTCCCAGGTGGCCGCCATCCCCGGCGTCTGCGGCAGCGACCCCGACGGCGGCGCCGCCTACGACCAGGCCACGGGCCGTCTGTTCGTCCCCTGCGCCGGCGGCGGCATCCAGATCGTCGAACCGGCCACCGGGCAACGCGGACCACGGCTGTCCGGCGCGAACGGCGCACCCATCGACATCGGCGGCACCATCTGGGCGGTGCGCTACCCGGGAGGCACGCTCAGCCAATTCAGCGCCGCGACCGGGGCGCTCCTCCAGCGCCAGCAGATCGGCGACTCGGTCCCCCACTTCGCCAGCCCGTCCACCGCGCTCGGGGTGCTGCTGGTCGGGACGGACTCGGGGGTCGTGGCGTTCCGCGGCGGGTAG
- a CDS encoding prealbumin-like fold domain-containing protein, translated as MLALAAAVIGAVVPAWQPPAVAQSPAPLQVTYVARVCDNYSDIMANKARNNIQESLFNLGPDSTYAPNGIVSPTAEQNGSPNCRPYTGWRFSTGAGITGKSPATDNLSTVTGLYRSDIVTQASTPLLDPQGQPVLGPGGVPQTIPGAVTVQLNAAETAAAQGGRTVWVEGGTPTDPLNANPNVGFGALRCAQDALNGDNVDAVTFPQASTHVFCYYYLVTPPPPPGTITIVKHVLGAQSDTFPFQGNISYNPGGAFTVAGAPGQDGSIEFVRGATLGSLTQPPWSFTEQSKAGWQPPAQASCVSANGQSVVTHSGATTSVNLAPNDHVTCTYTNTPTPLGDAELWKVSTGAVGTFPFAITGPTTTEHYPDVTTVQPGVPIKFATRTGAPAGNYSATEDMPTDFSQTGPGTWRMTNAVCNGAAIPFTNTPGTPATATATYTAAPGTDVACLFANEFDPSGRLDIYKTTLNGVGRFEYTVLDNRDNLTRVQDPVATTTTPGVEVQAQPSATGLSAAPGSEYTILEAMPAPDSGGFWVLDSATCGANTVSVDLTAASVVVALSPDLAAASCHFVNRYQPYGSFSVVKDTTPDTALRPGAAQLAIDCSDNAFDGDLTVASGQGANDTGIALTDATMTCSVTEPQTGAAPNVDVTTTAYLEIGGTRQPYTLGDTFTAPLGSFTQVVVQNTLKAVTPTPPPTPTPTPPPVAPAGDGQPPSGLADTGSSAPSLWLLLCVGGLVVAGSGLVALAAGRRRVGRTPHRDGR; from the coding sequence ATGCTGGCATTGGCCGCAGCCGTCATCGGCGCGGTTGTGCCGGCGTGGCAGCCGCCCGCCGTCGCGCAGTCCCCGGCGCCGCTGCAGGTCACCTACGTCGCGCGCGTGTGCGACAACTACTCCGACATCATGGCCAACAAGGCCCGCAACAACATCCAGGAGTCGCTGTTCAACCTCGGTCCGGACTCCACCTACGCGCCCAATGGGATCGTCAGCCCGACCGCAGAGCAGAACGGGTCGCCGAACTGCCGGCCCTACACCGGCTGGCGGTTCTCCACCGGCGCCGGCATCACCGGCAAGTCGCCGGCTACCGACAACCTGTCCACCGTGACGGGCCTGTACCGGTCCGACATCGTCACACAGGCCAGCACCCCGCTGCTCGACCCGCAGGGCCAGCCGGTGCTCGGCCCCGGCGGCGTCCCGCAGACCATCCCCGGCGCGGTCACCGTCCAGCTGAACGCAGCGGAGACCGCCGCGGCCCAGGGCGGCCGCACCGTGTGGGTGGAGGGCGGCACGCCGACCGACCCGTTGAACGCCAACCCGAACGTCGGTTTCGGCGCGCTGCGCTGCGCGCAGGACGCGCTCAACGGGGACAACGTGGACGCGGTCACGTTCCCGCAGGCGAGCACGCACGTGTTCTGCTACTACTACCTGGTCACGCCGCCGCCGCCCCCCGGCACGATCACGATCGTCAAGCACGTGCTCGGGGCCCAGTCCGACACCTTCCCGTTCCAGGGGAACATCTCCTACAACCCGGGCGGCGCCTTCACCGTGGCCGGCGCACCGGGCCAGGACGGTTCGATCGAGTTCGTCCGCGGCGCCACCCTCGGGAGCCTGACCCAGCCGCCGTGGAGCTTCACCGAGCAGAGCAAGGCCGGGTGGCAGCCGCCGGCGCAGGCGTCCTGCGTGTCCGCGAACGGGCAGAGCGTCGTCACGCACTCCGGCGCGACGACGAGCGTGAACCTGGCGCCGAACGACCACGTCACGTGCACCTACACGAACACGCCGACCCCGCTCGGCGACGCAGAGCTGTGGAAGGTCTCCACGGGCGCGGTAGGCACCTTCCCGTTCGCCATCACCGGCCCCACCACGACGGAGCACTACCCCGACGTGACGACCGTGCAACCCGGCGTCCCCATCAAGTTCGCCACACGCACTGGCGCCCCGGCCGGGAACTACAGCGCCACCGAGGACATGCCCACCGACTTCTCGCAGACCGGCCCGGGCACCTGGCGGATGACCAACGCGGTCTGCAACGGCGCGGCGATCCCGTTCACGAACACGCCGGGCACTCCCGCGACGGCCACGGCGACCTACACCGCGGCCCCCGGGACGGACGTCGCCTGCCTGTTCGCGAACGAGTTCGACCCGTCGGGTCGCCTCGACATCTACAAGACGACGCTGAACGGCGTCGGCCGTTTCGAGTACACCGTCCTCGACAACCGGGACAACCTGACCCGCGTGCAGGACCCGGTGGCGACCACCACCACCCCGGGCGTCGAGGTCCAGGCGCAGCCGTCGGCCACCGGGCTGTCCGCCGCGCCGGGCTCGGAGTACACGATCCTGGAGGCGATGCCGGCGCCGGACTCCGGCGGCTTCTGGGTGCTCGACTCGGCGACCTGCGGCGCCAACACCGTGTCGGTCGACCTGACCGCGGCGAGCGTCGTGGTCGCGCTGTCGCCCGACCTCGCCGCGGCGAGCTGCCACTTCGTCAACCGCTACCAGCCGTACGGCTCGTTCTCGGTGGTGAAGGACACGACCCCGGACACCGCCCTGCGCCCCGGCGCCGCCCAGCTCGCGATCGACTGCTCCGACAACGCCTTCGACGGCGACCTGACCGTCGCATCGGGACAGGGCGCGAACGACACCGGGATCGCCCTCACCGACGCGACCATGACCTGCTCGGTCACCGAACCGCAGACCGGAGCGGCGCCGAACGTGGACGTCACCACCACCGCCTACCTCGAGATCGGCGGGACCCGGCAGCCGTACACGCTCGGCGACACCTTCACCGCACCGCTCGGCAGCTTCACGCAGGTCGTCGTCCAGAACACCCTGAAGGCGGTGACGCCGACGCCGCCCCCGACGCCCACTCCCACGCCCCCGCCGGTCGCGCCTGCGGGCGACGGCCAGCCGCCGTCCGGCCTGGCGGACACGGGATCGAGCGCGCCCTCGCTGTGGCTGCTCCTCTGCGTCGGCGGGCTGGTCGTGGCCGGGAGCGGGCTGGTGGCGCTGGCGGCCGGACGGAGACGCGTCGGCCGGACCCCGCACCGGGATGGTCGGTAG
- a CDS encoding VOC family protein — translation MELTGYLSYRDAPRALDWLTAIGFEVVVRLDGAEGRVEHAEVRAGDATIMVSTSDRAYEPRALLGSSTGGGLYLLVRDVDAVFARAVDAGATAVIPPEDTDWGGRRARVLDPEGNEWSFGTYRPGGEPSARPGLKIVPLVHVDRVDAAVEFFAALGAEVVARAPEGDFARLRFPSGDELQVLGHPPNPEQDPGLVELTAVARDLAAVQDALARTAGGRVEAQPTGFGRQALYRIPGGGPQLKVNAFGPAPDAEEEGRPAQNG, via the coding sequence ATGGAGCTCACCGGCTACCTCTCCTACCGGGACGCGCCGCGCGCGCTCGACTGGCTGACCGCCATCGGCTTCGAGGTCGTCGTGCGGCTCGACGGCGCCGAGGGGAGGGTCGAGCACGCCGAGGTCCGGGCCGGTGACGCAACGATCATGGTGTCCACGAGCGACCGGGCGTACGAGCCGCGGGCGCTGCTCGGCAGCTCGACCGGGGGCGGTCTCTATCTGCTGGTGCGCGACGTCGACGCGGTGTTCGCCCGTGCCGTCGACGCCGGTGCCACTGCGGTCATCCCGCCCGAGGACACCGACTGGGGCGGGCGCCGCGCGCGGGTCCTCGACCCCGAGGGCAACGAGTGGAGCTTCGGGACCTACCGGCCGGGCGGGGAACCGTCCGCCCGGCCCGGTCTCAAGATCGTGCCGCTCGTCCACGTCGACCGCGTCGACGCCGCCGTCGAGTTCTTCGCGGCGCTCGGCGCGGAGGTCGTCGCGCGTGCGCCGGAGGGGGATTTCGCCCGCCTCCGGTTTCCGTCCGGAGACGAGCTGCAGGTGCTCGGGCACCCGCCGAACCCGGAGCAGGACCCCGGGCTCGTGGAACTGACCGCCGTCGCGCGCGACCTCGCGGCGGTCCAGGACGCGCTCGCGCGAACCGCGGGCGGGCGGGTCGAGGCGCAGCCGACCGGGTTCGGGAGACAGGCCCTTTACCGGATCCCCGGCGGCGGTCCGCAGTTGAAGGTCAACGCGTTCGGCCCCGCGCCGGACGCGGAGGAAGAGGGACGGCCCGCGCAGAACGGGTGA
- a CDS encoding cation diffusion facilitator family transporter, with amino-acid sequence MPPDAEHPDAGNPGAEHRDAAPAGPGPRPPRWSQRRRLLIVLGLNAALIVGLVVAGLLANSVSVLAAAGDTVADCFALVLGLVAIALRDRDPGHPHAQRPIAIAALVNAALLLVVTVTVVVDAVIRLREGSPPVEGVPMVIVSLVTVAVMLAGALVLGRSAADEDVHMRSVLLDALADAAAAGAIAVAGVIILVTGGLYWLDPVLALAVSALIAVAAVQLIVKAIAALRGREVDFDGD; translated from the coding sequence GTGCCACCCGACGCCGAGCACCCCGACGCTGGAAACCCAGGCGCCGAGCATCGCGACGCCGCTCCCGCCGGTCCCGGACCGCGGCCGCCCCGATGGAGCCAGCGCCGCCGGTTGCTGATCGTCCTCGGCTTGAACGCCGCCCTGATCGTCGGCCTCGTCGTCGCCGGACTGCTGGCGAACTCCGTGAGCGTGCTGGCCGCGGCAGGCGACACCGTGGCGGACTGCTTCGCCCTGGTCCTCGGGCTCGTCGCGATCGCGCTGCGCGACCGGGACCCCGGCCACCCGCACGCGCAGCGGCCCATTGCGATCGCGGCCCTGGTCAACGCGGCGCTCCTCCTCGTCGTCACGGTCACGGTCGTCGTTGACGCCGTGATCCGGTTGCGGGAGGGCTCACCACCCGTCGAAGGCGTGCCGATGGTGATCGTCAGCCTCGTCACTGTCGCCGTGATGCTCGCGGGCGCGCTCGTGCTCGGCCGCTCCGCCGCGGACGAGGACGTGCACATGCGATCGGTCCTCCTGGACGCGCTCGCCGACGCGGCGGCGGCGGGCGCCATCGCCGTCGCCGGAGTGATCATCCTGGTCACCGGCGGCCTGTACTGGCTCGACCCGGTGCTGGCGCTCGCCGTTTCGGCGCTGATCGCGGTCGCGGCGGTGCAGCTCATCGTCAAAGCGATCGCTGCGCTGCGCGGGCGCGAGGTCGACTTCGACGGCGACTGA